Within Solea solea chromosome 1, fSolSol10.1, whole genome shotgun sequence, the genomic segment ACTATTGAGGTGATCGATCGGCTCCATGTTCTCGTCCAAATACACGTCTGTGGTGAGGGACACGTCAGTGTCATGAGCAGACTGGAAGTTGGTCACACTGCGGGCAGGTATTCCCAGACAGCGCAGCACTGGAGACAAAGACATTCGAACGAACGTTCAGTAAGACCCGTTTAAACGTCCAATGACATCCCCCAGGTGCTAAATATGTCCCACAAGCTTTGTTTACATTTCCACGAAGATGGCATTTGCATTGTTGCAAAGAGAGTTCATTAACCTGCAAGAATGAAAGCAACACACGTGCTCCTATCAGTGATAAAAGAAGAAGGCACGACCGGAATGCCAATCCATGGTATTTAgggtacatatatatatatatatatacatatatatgcatatatacatatatacatgagGTTCATGTGAAACCTGGGGAAGGCAACCCTCTTTGGTGTTCTGTGGCATCTCCcattgccacacacacacacacacacacacacacacacacacacacactcttcacatTCCATCGGCCACCACCCACTAAGCTCCAAAAACACAGCCAAACATgttctttctccccccccccacatgctCACCTGTTGTAGTGACCCCAGAAAAGACCCAGCACTGTCCATAACACACAGGTTTGCCATTGGAGGTGTGGTATTTCCTCAGGATCTCAACGCTGCTGCTCCACGCCGACGGAGAGACTCCATCCGCGTATTTTCCACTCCAGTTACCCACCAGCACCCCAGAGTCATCCTGAGCATTTATCTGAAAAGACGAGGAATGACAAAATGAGTGACGTCTGCCTGCAGTcgcaccaaaacaaaacagtcagtAATAGTGGGAAAATGTGATGTTTAggcattgatttattttggctttaaagGGCGACACATCCACGTAACAGTCTTACCATGGCAGATAAGACTCTGACCACATTGACAGGATCCCATCGACCAGATGGAGCCATGTCACTCCTCTCCAGGATGAACAGACATGCTTCTAGGATTCCTTCATGAAactttagaaaaacaaacaaaaaaatatacgTTCAATTATTACATGCAATCACATGGTGCTGCTCTTCCTCTTTTGGCACAAATGGGGCTACTGAAACGTAAATTGCGGAATGTGTCAttagttgtgtttccattacccGTAGAAAATATCgtgatacatttttttcaaacatttttacgcTCTCATGAGGTAGGTTTTTCAGTCGTGTCGATAGAAAAGTTTATTGCAAAAGTGCAATGGAAACACTTTTTCGCATGACTTAGGGGGGACCACATGACCCGTTTGCTTCAGTGCAGTTGCGTCAATCGAGATCACTCTTCCAAAACCATGGAAGTCTCGTTTTTTCTTTACGAAACGAGACAAGACTTAACGAGAATTACGGCTCATATGCAAAACACCCTTCAAATGGAAACACCTGCAAGTAGAAATTGAACTTTGTCGAAACATCAGGATTATTTTGCGGAAAAACTGCAATGGGAACACAACTATTGACTATTAAAAAGGccaaagacaaaacaattaAAGCTGATGTCAGTAGAATACTAAAGccaaaatatactgtatgttaaataGCTATGTATCCCGACAGCTACTATGGATCCAGAGTAATTTCTCAATAACATGGGATGGTATCCAACCAAGAGTCAGAAATCtactttatcattttaaataaagataaagaacCAAACATGTGAGGTGACATCgttacaaagttaaaaagacaacattACTGAAAAGTATTACAGGTATTACTTGATCCCgatatattttattgtacagtccCTTATTTATTGTAATATAAGTATATGGTATATTTGGGAACCAGATGTTCAGCAGGGTCTTGATGGTCTGTACCTGCCCAAAGTTCCACGTGCGGGCACCAATTTGTTTCTCTGTGCCGTAGTAAATCCTTCCTGTGTCGTTGAGCACATattcctccctctcttcatcatcatccaggAACACTGTGTCCtctacaaagagacacaaacaacagcgtGTTATCTCAccctgattttaaaaacacagatgtttttgtttttttttgcttttacatgCGGATGCCATTATCCTGGACAATCTGGGCATTGGTAAATGTGTGTGGGAATGTCCCAGAATCCATTCTTTGTCCACCTCTTTAATGACTAAATCCTTGAAGAATGTGATTCCCATTCAAAAATTGCGTTGCCGAGTGCCCCAGAGGCCAGGAAACAGGAACACAAAGACTCCATAGACCTTGGAAAAGGGGCCCACACTTATTTATGGGAAGTTGTCTGTTTTTTACTGACATCAGTGTGACAGACTTAGCCACGCACCACTGACATGAGCTTGTTTTGAAATCTGTTCTTTCGTGTTCCATTTCTTTATCTCTTGCCAATTCCTCTGTTGTTACCAGTAGGTGTGGACAAGAAACGTGACAAGGGAAAATAAAGGGAAGGCAGTATTCAACGTAGACATGAAAAAGGCACGTGAAGGGAGTCATGAGGGACGACTGAGTGAAAGAGGGGAAGTTGTGCTTGAGaggggagcgagggagggagggagggaggtagagGAGCATAACAGAGTGTCTTGGGGTTTTTAAGGAGAGGGAAGTGAAGCTGAATTTATCTGGTAGCTGTGATGATTGTAGGTTTTACTTCTGACTGAACATTTGAAGAATGCGtagtgaaacacaaacacacacacaggaggaggaggaggaggagaaggagcagtgGGGTGATGCAGGTCAGCAGATTGCAAAAAGAGAGTAAGGCTAAATGGGTGGGGCACCtaaaggaaggaaatacacacgGAGGCAGTAAAAGCGAGGGAGAGAACAGGTTGTCACCAGCTGCAGGATTACTCTGAGCTCGCCCCATGGCGtttcatacagtaaatgtagGATTGTGACTCGGAGATTGACGGAGGAAAGAGGGGATTGGagtgagcttctttttttttgttttgcaaatacAATGCTCCTCTGTCAAATTTCCTGCAGTGTGCAGCAACTCAGCAGAATATACAATGGATCTAATTTcctaatatttatgtttttgtgttgtttttttaaggacgataacagaataataaatacacatgaaaacatgacgtCAATTTAAATAAGcatttggaaataaataaatgctggaCTCCACAAGGGATTCCCATTTGTTCATAAGCACATGTGAAAAGAAGATATGTTATCACTTTACTGTTCATaaatgtcacatgacatgatGTTTACAAAGCAGACAACCTATAGTGTCATGTTTACTAGAAAGTAAACTAGGACTGGGAATCTGTATCGGTCATTATTGGTATCAATCCTGGTCCGAAACTGGTCAAAAATCACTGCATCAGATATCGGACGGATGAGAATGTAAaagcttcactatgcacagactgtaaaaatgtgaataaaaatcagcaaaagcagttgaacagcttcatagttcataaatggtgtGGAATAGTCCCATctctaataataaaataatacaaaaataaaaataatgtggaCACAGAAAGTTAAGTTCATGGTGAAAGTGCCTGGCAATTGTTTTCTCTTcaatggccaccagggggcgactgtgCAGGTTGCAAAAAAGAAGTGAGTTTGTATGTAAGTCTATTAGAAAATTACCCAAATTCTCACCTAATTTATAAGAATAGTAAACATTCCTAGTCTCACTCACTAGCTTCATGTCTTCTTAAATACAGCACGATGTCCATTTAGAGTTATATTGACAATAAAGCAGGTTTTGTTTCAGGGTGTGGttatggtgtgattgacagaggATGTCACGGTTTCAAAAACACAGTCGTCCTGCACAAATGTTTCATAAATGAAGCCACTGAATGCCAATTCCATCACTGGCTCAGTGTTGCTTAAGCAGCAGAAACATGTGGCGTTACATAACTGCTCCCGCGTAGTTGAACACAGGATCACGCAGCAGCTATTTATTGGACGGATGGAGTTGGCCCTTTTCACCTATGTGTAAGATTATATGGTGACTGCTCTCAGagattaagaagctgaacaggGATCTGCCAGTATTATCTATCTGAATGTTGATAGAGCAGCTCATGTATGCATCTTCCCTGCAAATCCGACTGAATCTGATTTGTGAGATACTTCTTTAATTTCTGCTTTAATGCCCCCAAAGCTGATATCAAGTCAAGTGGATTGATTCCAGACACGTTATGCAACGATGTGTGTCTCTCCTGCTCACAAATGTCTCCTCTTATCATTGACgaatctgttttcctctttttccacATTCCTGCCCTCAGCTCCAAGTAAACCCCTCTCACCTTCACACCATGGGTTGAAGAGCATGACGATGTTGTTGTCCGAGTCGTGTGTAGTTGAGGTCTGGCCCCTCAGAGAGGAAGTGGTCACGCTCAGTCCGTACAGGCCGATCACAGCGCTGGCGGGCGAGTTGACGGACAGTTTGATCTTGTTGCCCGTCTCCTCGACGATCTTTGCCTCCCAGCGTTCGTCTTCCAGGTGACCCACCAGTGGAATAATGACGTGCGTGCCTTTGGACACCATGGGCAGGGAACCTGCAGCAGAAAGGTAATTATTGTAGcagacatttaaaagaaaataaaaaatcgTATAGCTACACCCTAGCTACTTTGAACAAAAGGTCACTTCAAGAAAAAGTAGTTCTTCTGAAGGTCATCCTCGACTAAGACTCACTGGATGCTTTCCCCTGAGCTATGTGCTCTGTGTCATCCTTCCAGCCTTAGCTGCGGTTCACTGGAGTGAGTATGGAATTTAGCCCATTGTTCTTCATCTGACCTCAAGCCTCCtccattcttcttcttgtctcgCCTCCGAGTACTTGACCAAAGGAAATCGATGAAATGCAGCGCAGCCTGTTTTCTTAAACTGATGTCACCTTTATTGAGAACAGATTTAATCTTTTCCAGATAAGCTGAGAGAATGTTGTTGCGCAACCTATTTCACTTCAAATGTGACCCTAACAGCAAACGAGAGTGAGTGGATCGATACGATCGAACGGTCCAGAGTTTAAGACGTGTGACATCCAGTTGGAAAACTACTAAACGACTCTTCCACTAACCcccctaaatgtcacacactggaagTGTCTTTATTCTTAGTTTTACTTTAGTTAATTCATCAACAAAAGGAAAGGATTATTTCAAATCTCCATATTCTGAATGAAAGGGATTGATCTTATTAAATGTGCCCCTTTGTCGCAATAAACACTTTGCAAAGagcaaaaaaatcaaatatcatTCACAGAGTAGATCATATATGTAAGTCTAACTATATTTCCTGGTCTTTTCAATGTAACACCTGATTTAGATTCTTTGGTAACTTTGTTGACTCCTTTCCCAAACATGAACTGTTCCATCAATTTAGTCCTGaatcttatttttaatttttatttattttaattctgtctcctctctccttccgtGCACGCAACTATCTATCAACTATCTAACTATCACTCCTCTGTGGTGATGTAAGAGCCATTTATTCCACCGTGTGAAGTGTTGAAATACCAGAAGAAGGGAGGTGTTCGGTGGAATCCGAAGCGTGTGGCGTACGACTGAACTGCTGCTCGATTTAAATGTGCTAACTATGCACAGCATTTTGATCACGTTTTCCCCCCCAGACGCTGTTTGGAGTCAGCGCTTCATTCCTCTGCATTTCACAAGGGTCTGCAATGTGCAGTGCGTGCCGGTTAAAGGGGCACGTCATGTGGACTCACATTCTAAACCTTTACATATGAGTTTACGTACATATTTCCTGTTATTTTGTAGACTTTACACCCGTTTATCCATGACTTCTAGCTTACTATTTGCATTCATACAGATACAGCAACTCATAATGAATTGACCTTTAATTAAAAGACCTGTTGCTGTTCAAAATGcctcaaacacaaactgagacaAGTTGAATGACTCTATAATCAAATAGCTATTTCAGTTTACCTTCATCAGACATGGAAAGCATTTCTGCAAAATCTACATTTCTGATATTCTggacaaaaacaatgtaatttCTCCCAGATCACACAACCAACACAGTCTACTTTCAACTGAAATAGAGCAGGACAGTTGTGTTTCAGATCTGTTTAGTTAGTCTGTTATTGGGCATGTTAGTGCATCTATTCCACAGTTGCTGCATGTCGCCCTGATGCCGTACTTGCCGTTGGTTCCCGTCCCATATCAGCATACTATAATGCAAGTTTGAACTAAATCACTTCTGGTTTACTGGCCGTATCCAACCTCCCTAAACCGTACGTTGTCGCCCAACTCCACGGATGTGGTCGTACCTGTTTTCAGGTCCAGGTGCAGCTTGTCAGTGGCAGCGTTGAAGGGCCTGTTGAGCTCCAGCTCCATCTGGAAGGTCTGTCCTCTGCGGAGGATCAGCTCGTCGCCATGATACAGGTCCGTGTGGTGCTCCTTTCTGTTCTGACCCGTCTTGGAGCTCAGCAGGTCCACCGAACGCACGGACAACTTGATGTCTGGGTGAGGAAGTTCAACATCAAATTTAGGCCTACTAAAGGTCGTGCTGCTGCTGGGATTATCTTTGGTACCACCGTTTAATCTGCAATTTAATTACCTTCCAGTTCCATCTCCTTTGCGTCTCCATTCTCAGGCTTTAGCTTGACAGGCTCTGGGGTCGGCGGCTTGATCACTTCCACCTTGTCTGTGACATCATAGGAGGTGCTGTTCTGGCGCTTACAGCAGCATGGACACATTTTCCTGAACCACCGGCGACATCCTCCCTCTTCCTGTTTCTTCTCCCCCTCTTTGTGAATGGTCAGCTCCACCCTGGTGGGCGGGGCTGCACCAGGGAAACGCCCGACCTCGGACGTGCCTCTGACCGTCAAACGTTCACCTGGCATTCTGGGAGGAAAATTTTAAAATAccaattaaaataaatcttgAGATTATCATTATCATGAATTTGTTTGGGCTGAATAATCTGACATTGATACACAACTCCTTTTTTGGACATCTTGGTGTTTGTTTAAAGGTCACACCTTCAGGCTTTACAGAATAGGGTTTTCGTCTTTTTATgggttgttgagtcaaagttatgtttaattttattttgcatgtttttttttaattaaaaacagggAGTAGCGttaattaattttgtttttgttcataaaaaacaagCCGAGCGACCTTTGAACTTTgatgtatttacatatttcacaaattcaatctgattttagaaaaatgtgtttactttttatttagacCTGTTtacaatgaaaattaaaaaaaaaaagattgcctataggtggtgctgaaaaaaggatataagacactctgttTTGCACATTATTATAGCCTCTACATAGGttttaacaacacaaaaaagcacTATTAGCAGTATCTACCCATGCACATACAGATTTCATCTGACACAGTTTTGAGATATTCATAATAAATACCCAGATCCTAATGTAAACTGTTTTCAGTGGAACTCCATTCTACCAAAGAATGGTTCTTTGGGGAACTGCTAAGTATGCGTTTTGATAAATATTTTTTCTAAAGTGTGAGGGCCATAAACAGGATTCCATTCATCTCAACTTTAATTAGCGTGAGAGTAAaaatctcacacaaacacaatcaaacatgTCTGAAATTACAGCCCAACAACGTCGCGGGAGGAACAACATTGAGTGGCTGCAGGTTTCATTCCACTTCACCTTCTatccatgacaacaacaacaacaaccatttaAATATTTCTCCAGTCCTTTCATCTCTCCATCATGAAACACCCATTATACTTTCTCTTTTCCCACAGTTATCATGTTCCAGATGTGCCCTCTCCCCGGTCACTGGGCTTTCCCAAAAGAGAAGAATCCTACGTGCCTCACGCGCGGCGCTGGATTCCATCTACTTGACTCAGGCTCCTGGCACATGACGTTGTCTCGTGCACATGTGGGTGAAGGTATACAAACATTtatcacactgccttcgtgtgTCATATTAAAGATAATCCTATTCTGTCATGGCCTGATAAGAGAATGATTAGGACGCATACCACATACCACAAATGCCCTGAAGTTCCAGGTTCAACTCAATTGCTCAAGTTTTTAATGCCTATCATTCCCATACTGTCTTTCTCCCACATTTCCCGTCAGTCCTCACTGTCCCTTTTAAACGGATTAAAAGAAGTAAATATAAGCCTGTCCTTTCGGCCTCTCAAGTTGGGGTTAAATATCATGAGCTGAAATCAGATGGGAGATTTAAACCAACATGTTTATGAGAATGAAAAGCAagtcgaggaggaggagatatttccctctcactctcactcccCTCCTTTCCCTCCCTTCTCTCAACATCTGGAACGTTTCCACTTCAAGATAAGTAGCTCATGGCTGTGGATTTATCaggcaaaaatgaaaaacatcagaGCACTGCCGGAGTTCTTGTAAAACTTgtgcaaaaaacaaactcatgcAGTGATAAGTTAATTAAGTTAATACATAGGAAATGTGTTTAGTTTTGGTTTTGGGTTTATTGTGCCTCCCCCTCGCATGCAGATGATGTGAATTCTGAACACAACACGCCCTTATAGAGTTTGATAATGGTGGAAGAAACACAGAGCTGCCTGTAactaaaatgtattcattaaatAGTGAAAAAGTTTCCCAATTTTCAAAAAGGTGACATGCCATCACACATAATCAGTTTACTGTTAttggaggagcaaagaaactagaaaatattcacatttaagaagccaaaaaacacagaaatcacaaaactGTAACAAAACTGATTATTATTAGTCAATGGCGAACTTTGATTTTTAATTTCTAGAATATTTGATCCTTTTTTCAatgcatattgttaaaaatctatgccaggttgtgcatttttgagtgttccaaatttttttcatgtattgtttttttaattattatcagTCGATTGTTGACAGcgttaactaaaatactcacactctTCATTAGCTCACTGACACGCACtcaaatcactatttttgatgcatcatgacaaaaacctggGAAATTAAGGGTTAAAAAATTTGAAAATCTATTCATGTTTGACATGTACAATGGGGACTTATGTTggttaaaaaaatttaaataataatttattgatacaatttcttttcctttttttacgaGCACACTTGGGTGCTCTAAGTGCGATAACGTGAGTATtgtatgataaataaataaaaatcataatgcatataaacaaatgtctctgcATATCTTTCACATATTACATTATCCAGTTTGCATgaagtatattgaaaataattcatttatttttgtgcatCATGACAAAGTTTCCAtcaatatttgatatgtatggaAAGGTATggaggagtattagggccacatgtaaaaaagtCTTTCACACAACACGTAGTAACTTCTGGTTCTGCAGGTGTAAGCACCAGGCGAACTCATGTCTGCAGGTGACGCTGTACGACATAAACACGCTGCCATTCCTAGTAACAGTAGCTGAGTCCTGATGGGATATAATTGCTCCTCGAGGATGTGGATCTGTGCACATGGACTGAGCCGTCTGCTACTGTCTCACAATGTGCTCTTTGTTAACTTGAGCATTCTCCAGTGCAGAGCAAAGCTAACAGTGAGGGCTGCACAGCAACCATCTGaggaaagacaaacaacaagaagaagaagagtctgtGCCCAAACAATTACATACGATTGCGGTCGTTAAATATTTGGAGGGAGCGAGCGTATcaaatgatgatgattgtaaaaagaaatgttgttcAAAGACGGAGAACAACAGAGTGGCCTCACCCCAAGTCCATGTGTGACAAATTTTAAGGCAAATTTTCACAACCTTTTCCATAATGGAAACACACCTGTGCATAAAGTACTCCAAAATCTTTATattcggattgaatttgtgaaattttgacacagttcaaagttcgctaggctcattttttttaacaaaaacaacgtAAAAGCGTTCTATTTTGTGAGTTCTGCACAACTATTGTGACTCccgttttgttttgctttttaaatatatgatataaaattaatcataattttgactcaacaacacataaaacacttttttgtaaaGAACagagatgtgacctataaacacacacaccagaggatgtccatataagggcGCTCATGCGGCATGAGCACTAACttaagggttaagacttggttttagggttcaGCCTCAgcattaggtttaggttaggtcaggggtgtcaaacatatggcccgtgGGCTAGAatcggcccaccagagggtccaatctggcccgcagGATGGCTCGCATtatgattagaatctaatcataatTAGATTCTTATTATGGGTTATTGtgctgttattttacaggtccggcccacttgagttAAAATAGAGCTGTATGTGGCCCTTGTACTATAATGGGTATGACACCCCTGGGTTGGGGTAGTTCTGTGTGGCGTGGCGTAGAGATCTACCCTTTTCTGATATCCCTTAAATCAGTgcacccactttttttttttatcatgagtGACAAATATGTGCATAATATAAGGTTTCTGGCTATTTATTGCCATTTCTATTACACCTATTTTGAAACCAGCCATTACCAAGAGACAAATATGTCTTGTGTACATGGGCAAATGAATTTGGCGACCTAAAAAAGATCCATCTATGAGCCTGGGAATGAGCATCACTGTGGTGGCGCGTGTTTGCACTGTAACATTCTCCATTCAACACTCCGCCCTGATCATGACGAtgtcaatcaaaacaaaagggAACCATTAAGCAGAACTCAACACATTCTGCTGATAAAGCACATACCGCAAATGATTACATTAGATGTAAAGTTTCTATGTGTCTTTAAACTCACGGACAATAggtgactaaatgtttttagGGGGGAAACATAAATGATCAAACGTTAActggccataaaaaaaaaatgcttttctgTAACTCACTGATATCTTTACAGTTATCTGACTACAGCACCAGAGGTGGCCGAGAAATTGGCCAATTAGTCCTCGATTCAACTCCTAAAAAAAGCCACAAGCCCAATTTTTGTTCTCTCTCCGTCCGTCATGCTTTAATGCACAAACTAAAATGGGTTTGTATCATACAGAAAATCAAAAGCTTTGCTTATCACAAGCCTCACATGTCAtctgttttctcctcttcaGTGGGTTTGCACTGACACGACTGGAATATCACTACTGTTTTGCCTGGTTTTCCTGAATTAAAAGAAATTAGAAATGTTCAGCTTTGCTGTGTTGGTTTTTCTAGTTTGTTAAGGcattccgtgtgtgtgtgtgtgtgcattcagtacacatttattagacctcCACAGCTGCCTTAAATTAACAGCACTGGTGATTatcaaaataacatgtttctgtgatgctctttaaccaaaattacTTATTGTTACCTCTGACTTTTCGAATGCACtatttcacaaaaaacaaatagtaaAGCCCATTATTAGTTCTTGATTAAGATCACActtaaattatagttatttacttgcattcctgggCTGTTGTTAAGCACTTTATTCTCACATTATACGTgcacatatatatgaataaaataaagagcAATGAACTGTCTTCACTGCTGCCTTAAGAATACCAGAAGTGACATTCATTCCACATGGTTCACTGTCTCTGGCTGAGGGACGAGAATCAGCTGCAGCTGGTTATTGGCCACAGACCAACAGGCATGACaacactttaactttaactgtgttgctgtttttttgtttatttcttacaGAAACAAGTCCATTAAAAccagtaaaaacagtaaaagcatgaggatgaagatgaggaagacTCCTCGTTATCACTACTGGAAACAAATGAAGTGATGAGGTGTTTAGATAGTGAAGACACATTGAAAGCATGACTTTCTCCTGTGCACGTGAAGAAAACCGTTACATGTAACTTGGAGTAGAGAAGTCACttacttgctgtgtgtgtgcgcgcgttttCCTCGAAGTTATCCCTCTGCGTAAGAGAACTTTctgtatcttcttcttcttcttcttcttcactcgCCCTGATCGTGGACCACAGTTTTTATATTCCTTcccgcacacactcacacacccctTCTCCTTCACCCCGCCCCACACTGTCACCCTGCGTGGTTCATGTTGCctccactcccactcccaccaGGAGGTCCGACGTGGTTTGAGTGCGctgcgtaaaaaaaacaaaaaaaacccgcACGTAGTTAGAgcatgacacacactcacacacacacacacacacacagaggcggaGAGAGAAAGTTTGTTATGCAATGTTCAGTTCGACTTTTCCAGCGCAGGAAGGGAGTGGACGCAGAGAAGATAGAGGACCGTGGACATAATGTTTGAATACAGTGAGACTTAATGCGATCGACCAATAAAAATCTCTGATTCTACTTTACATTTTACACGACATGACAAAAGCGCACATTACTTTGTAACGGgacatttaaaatacatgtttattgGCGCCCTAGCCCCCGCCCACGTCCAcccaacacacatacacacacacaccagaggtggaaagtaatgaattacatttactttacacgttactgtaattgagtaggttttttttttttttatttgtaattttacttttacttaatggtcttttggaagtactgtacttcgccaacgttttaaatcacatatgttactgaataaaaacatgttggcctgaataaataaataaataaataaattggcagtgaacaatgaggacaggagaataatgaggacaggagaatgatgaggacaggagaatgatgaggacatgagaatgatgaggacaggagaatgatgaggacaggagaatgatgaggacatgagaataatgaggacaggagaatgatgaggacaggagaataatgaggacaggagaatgatgaggacaggagaaagtacagtacagtgcttAAAGGTCAGATGGGAGATCATTTTccgtagcatttttttttactgtattgcttaaaatcctcttcataCCCTGATTGTAACCAAtaaatgcattgtcacaaaaagaAAGGCCtctaaaaacaccatccaatcatagtGAATGACCCGAACGAATCAATTGGATgatgatgcatcaatcaaagtGCCATCTGCCCCCCAACACAGAGGTAAATTTCACTTGCAAAACATcctcaaagtaaaagcacttttaAGCGTTCATTTTTAACCtgtaccaaaataacccaaTTTTGTCATCCAAGGTAAACCCTCACAGGAAATCCTCAATGTGGAGTCACTGTGTGACACATTACAATATATTAAGCTTCCTCTTTCCACTCATTGACATCGCTTCTCTACcagtcagggttagggttaagagGATAAACCCATTCTGACCTCTTACTCTTGCACCCTTTAAAACCCAAGTGTACATGTTGAAACTCATGGGTTGTAGCAACAATTCTGACTACAATGAGATTGAGATGTTGCATATTGTCGACTTCAGTTCTTTACAAAGCAGTGTGAAGAAATGTTGATTCTATAGTAATTTGTGTCATGACTCAGGTTACATTATGGCAGGAGTTCAATAAATGAAGTCATGTCTGCTCATGACTCTGATGCCTATGACTGTGTCAAACTGAAGCCTTGATTCATATCCGAATCCGCCTCACTCTGCACGTCACATTATTGCGACAGATTTGCCAAAAATGACAGTAACACTGACATAA encodes:
- the tgm1l1 gene encoding protein-glutamine gamma-glutamyltransferase K, translating into MPGERLTVRGTSEVGRFPGAAPPTRVELTIHKEGEKKQEEGGCRRWFRKMCPCCCKRQNSTSYDVTDKVEVIKPPTPEPVKLKPENGDAKEMELEDIKLSVRSVDLLSSKTGQNRKEHHTDLYHGDELILRRGQTFQMELELNRPFNAATDKLHLDLKTGSLPMVSKGTHVIIPLVGHLEDERWEAKIVEETGNKIKLSVNSPASAVIGLYGLSVTTSSLRGQTSTTHDSDNNIVMLFNPWCEEDTVFLDDDEEREEYVLNDTGRIYYGTEKQIGARTWNFGQFHEGILEACLFILERSDMAPSGRWDPVNVVRVLSAMINAQDDSGVLVGNWSGKYADGVSPSAWSSSVEILRKYHTSNGKPVCYGQCWVFSGVTTTVLRCLGIPARSVTNFQSAHDTDVSLTTDVYLDENMEPIDHLNSDSIWNFHVWNDCWMARPDLPPGYGGWQAVDSTPQETSQGTFRCGPASVNGIRTGQVYLKHDTPFVFAEVNSDKIYWQRNLDGTYSQVHVEKKAVGHCISTKAVGSDERADITHLYKHQEGSEEERIAVETASRYGSKPDVYSTAMAEDVGVEVKMEGEGPRMGTDAKLSIVVKNLSSHPRRTTLHSQVAVMYYTGVLRGTIKKEQIPVELLPNEEKTIDWVLPYQQYQNQLVDQAALMLTLSGRVSETQQVLANQTTFRLRTPDLTITPLGEAVVGKEMAAKIIFTNPMPRTLKDVMFRVEGLGLQKGHEVVVGDVGGHATVTLTEHFVPTQPGPRKLVASLDCKQLTQVHGVANIVVLEQ